Proteins encoded by one window of Aspergillus puulaauensis MK2 DNA, chromosome 4, nearly complete sequence:
- a CDS encoding MFS transporter (COG:U;~EggNog:ENOG410QDYB;~InterPro:IPR020846,IPR011701,IPR036259;~PFAM:PF07690;~SMCOG1106:major facilitator transporter;~TransMembrane:12 (i60-80o92-114i126-143o149-170i190-210o216-235i285-311o323-347i367-385o391-415i436-454o460-481i);~antiSMASH:Cluster_4.9;~go_function: GO:0022857 - transmembrane transporter activity [Evidence IEA];~go_process: GO:0055085 - transmembrane transport [Evidence IEA]): MVTIRTSQSTNQQSEGGGASPTTGAPNIEAGDDEIMQKSIEENWENSPENPYNWSTQSKILQVSLISSAAFTTSVGVSILSPAHSQFMEEFGVGSTVAILPLSLYVLALGLGPVVGGPLSETVGRYPVYLGTVVLGSLFTLGVGFSHSFAAVCVLRFLAGFCFAPSLAIAGGTINETFKPVKRALPSTMFILTPFLGPGLGPVVGSFIVNRKGWRWTQWTLIFFGAFTILISLFAKETFHPAIKRRVATKAGWPLSASPPLATKLRLFVTIALFRPIQMLLSEPIVALICLYVACEFATLFSFFAALPLVFHGVYGFGIETTGLVFLSIVVGCLLGALTVLICDILLYRPQTAKFPGGHIPPEYRLFPAMIGSIGLPIGLFWFGWTSRASIHWASPVVAIMVFAWGNLCVFVSTTQYIVDTYAGSTVASAMSANSLARYTLAAAFPLFTIQMYTKLGNGRASSLLGFISVALLPVPWLFFMTGPKLRKMSRFETAVN, translated from the exons ATGGTGACCATCAGAACTTCGCAATCAACAAACCAGCAGAGTGAGGGGGGTGGTGCGTCGCCCACCACCGGGGCACCTAATATCGAGGCTGGAGACGACGAGATAATGCAAAAGTCAATCGAGGAGAACTGGGAGAATAGTCCCGAGAATCCGTACAACTGGTCCACACAATCAAAGATTTTACAGGTTTCATTGATCTCATCTGCTGCTTTCACAAC CTCTGTAGGAGTGTCAATTCTATCCCCGGCCCACAGCCAGTTCATGGAAGAGTTTGGAGTGGGCAGCACAGTCGCTATACTGCCCCTCTCGCTTTACGTCCTTGCACTGGGACTCGGCCCCGTTGTCGGGGGACCTTTATCTGAAACAGTCGGGAGGTATCCTGTATACCTGGGCACTGTCGTTCTCGGAAGCCTCTTCACATTGGGAGTTGGATTCAGCCACAGCTTTGCTGCTGTTTGTGTTCTGCGCTTCCTGGCAGGGTTCTGCTTCGCGCCGTCGCTGGCCATTGCTGGCGGCACGATCAACGAAACCTTCAAGCCCGTGAAACGTGCCCTTCCATCGACGATGTTCATTCTCACTCCTTTCCTGGGACCTGGCCTCGG ACCGGTTGTTGGCAGCTTTATTGTGAACCGCAAAGGCTGGCGGTGGACTCAGTGGACGCTGATTTTCTTCGGCGCTTTCACGATTCTTATATCTCTTTTCGCGAAGGAGACGTTCCATCCAGCCATTAAACGCCGCGTCGCCACAAAAGCCGGCTGGCCTCTATCCGCATCACCGCCCCTGGCCACCAAACTTCGGCTCTTCGTGACGATTGCCCTCTTCCGTCCTATCCAAATGCTGCTGAGCGAGCCAATAGTTGCTTTGATATGTCTCTATGTGGCTTGTGAGTTCGCGACACTCTTTTCGTTTTTTGCCGCTCTCCCACTCGTCTTCCACGGGGTATACGGCTTTGGGATTGAGACGACCGGTCTTGTGTTTCTTTCCATAGTAGTCGGATGCCTACTGGGAGCTCTGACGGTGCTTATTTGCGACATACTCCTTTATCGACCTCAGACTGCCAAATTCCCTGGTGGCCATATCCCACCAGAGTATCGCCTCTTTCCCGCCATGATTGGGAGTATCGGTCTCCCGATCGGACTATTCTGGTTTGGATGGACCTCCCGTGCGAGTATACACTGGGCCAGTCCAGTGGTAGCTATTATGGTATTCGCATGGGGGAATCTATGTGTCTTTGTTAGCACTACGCAGTATATTGTTGACACCTACGCCGGGTCAACCGTTGCCAGTGCCATGAGTGCAAATAGTTTGGCCCGCTATACTCTTGCGGCCGCATTTCCTCTCTTCACGATCCAGA TGTACACCAAGCTCGGCAATGGGCGGGCTTCGAGTCTCCTCGGTTTCATTTCTGTCGCGCTCCTACCAGTTCCTTGGCTTTTCTTCATGACTGGCCCTAAATTACGGAAGATGAGCAGGTTTGAGACTGCAGTTAATTAG
- a CDS encoding NAD(P)/FAD-dependent oxidoreductase (COG:E;~EggNog:ENOG410PJ6Z;~InterPro:IPR006076,IPR036188;~PFAM:PF01266;~SMCOG1103:FAD dependent oxidoreductase;~antiSMASH:Cluster_4.10;~go_function: GO:0016491 - oxidoreductase activity [Evidence IEA];~go_process: GO:0055114 - oxidation-reduction process [Evidence IEA]) encodes MPSKPFPVPNSITPFWRSEPDSLDNHRSTETLPETSDIVIVGAGYAGASTAYHLLEQADPSSKPSIVILEARQVCSGATGRNGGHLKPDVYNFVGTVAEKYGIDAAIELAAFETEQLAAVEELVERENIACDLQVSQAHDVQLDEKHDLKLKKAYDALIAAGSAPTKTAVHTTGEEAERVSGVKGAKGCFSYRAGRLWPYKLIVGLLKTVIARGANLQANTPVDSISESPDAQGRWTVNTARGSIKAKHLVFSSNAYTGAIGPEYEGKIVPVRGICSRTVVPNPPNPPLPTLDSSYTVRLKEGIYEYIIARPDGSIVIGGARSVYAHDLNNWYNNTDDSRLIEVAEHHFDGYMQRYFHGWENTGAYTDRVWTGIMGYTIDSLPHVGRVPAKPGQFVVAGFNGHGMPQVFLSAKGVAQMILTGVEFEQTGVPRIFKTTQERLNSSENTILSASYVAETAKSVVVDSQH; translated from the exons ATGCCATCCAAGCCGTTCCCCGTGCCAAACAGTATCACGCCTTTCTGGCGGAGCGAGCCAGATAGCCTGGATAACCATCGCTCTACTGAGACCCTGCCCGAGACGAGCGACATCGTTATAGTGGGCGCAGGATACGCTGGGGCATCAACAGCCTACCATCTGCTCGAGCAAGCTGATCCGTCTTCAAAACCATCAATAGTGATTCTAGAAGCACGCCAGGTCTGTTCCGGGGCGACGGGTCGGAATG GGGGCCATTTGAAACCAGACGTCTATAACTTCGTCGGCACGGTCGCTGAGAAGTATGGAATTGACGCTGCAATTGAACTCGCTGCCTTTGAGACTGAACAGCTCGCTGCTGTAGAGGAGTTGGTTGAACGGGAAAATATTGCGTGCGATCTGCAGGTGTCTCAGGCGCACGATGTACAGCTCGACGAGAAGCATGATTTGAAGCTCAAGAAGGCGTACGATGCGCTTATTGCTGCTGGGTCAGCACCTACGAAGACCGCCGTGCATACCActggggaggaggctgagagg GTCTCCGGTGTAAAAGGCGCCAAGGGCTGTTTTAGCTATCGCGCAGGCCGTTTATGGCCGTATAAACTCATTGTTGGCCTTCTGAAGACAGTAATTGCGAGAGGCGCCAATTTACAAGCCAATACCCCTGTTGATAGTATATCCGAGTCGCCAGACGCACAAGGGCGATGGACAGTGAACACTGCCCGAGGCTCGATAAAAGCGAAGCACCTCGTGTTCTCGTCCAACGCGTATACCGGCGCCATTGGCCCTGAGTATGAAGGAAAGATTGTTCCTGTGCGAGGCATCTGCAGTCGAACGGTGGTGCCCAACCCGCCCAACCCACCTCTTCCTACCCTTGATTCCTCGTATACCGTTCGGCTGAAGGAAGGAATCTACGAGTATATCATTGCGCGGCCAGATGGGAGTATTGTTATTGGTGGTGCAAGATCTGTATATGCCCACGATTTGAACAACTGGTACAACAACACAGATGATTCGCGTCTCATCGAGGTTGCTGAACATCATTTCGACGGCTACATGCAGCGGTATTTCCATGGATGGGAGAATACAGGGGCATATACAGATCGGGTTTGGACAGGCA TAATGGGATACACTATAGACTCCCTTCCACACGTCGGACGGGTGCCTGCAAAGCCAGGGCAGTTTGTTGTCGCTGGATTTAACGGCCATGGAATGCCGCAGGTCTTTCTATCAGCGAAAGGAGTCGCGCAGATGATTCTGACCGGAGTCGAGTTTGAACAGACCGGCGTTCCGAGAATATTCAAAACAACGCAGGAGCGCCTGAACAGCTCGGAGAACACAATTCTGAGTGCATCCTACGTGGCTGAGACGGCAAAGTCGGTTGTAGTTGATTCTCAAcattag
- a CDS encoding flavin reductase family protein (COG:S;~EggNog:ENOG410PVAH;~InterPro:IPR012349,IPR002563;~PFAM:PF01613;~antiSMASH:Cluster_4.9;~go_function: GO:0010181 - FMN binding [Evidence IEA]), with the protein MGSLGVLPSEIISPAIFYWGTPVVLITTENEDGSFNIAPMSSAWWLADRCLLGLSAISQTTVNLLRTKECVLNLASDDLVDAVNALAKTTGTKAVSTASAGEGYLYFKRKNGYKYIHDKFGHAGLTRFPSELVRPARIAECPVQMEGELKNVHRMMQDTDGSSLLALEVKVQRTHIHKDIRMEGHANRVDPDKWRPLIMSFQEFYGLGPRKASHSVLAEIQEEAYRPMANPIDNQNEQNDSRGDV; encoded by the coding sequence ATGGGATCATTAGGTGTCCTTCCATCCGAGATAATCTCTCCAGCCATCTTCTACTGGGGCACGCCCGTTGTCCTGATCACCACCGAAAACGAAGACGGCTCATTCAACATCGCACCCATGTCTTCAGCATGGTGGCTCGCAGACCGATGTCTTCTAGGCCTCAGTGCAATTTCACAGACGACAGTCAACCTGCTTCGAACCAAAGAATGCGTGCTTAATCTCGCGTCCGACGACCTGGTAGATGCCGTCAACGCCCTTGCCAAAACAACCGGTACTAAAGCTGTTTCGACAGCCTCTGCGGGTGAAGGGTATCTATACTTCAAACGCAAAAACGGGTACAAATACATCCATGACAAGTTCGGACATGCCGGTTTAACGCGCTTCCCATCTGAGCTGGTCCGACCTGCTCGCATTGCAGAATGCCCAGTCCAAATGGAGGGCGAACTGAAAAACGTCCATAGAATGATGCAAGACACCGATGGATCGTCGTTGCTAGCATTGGAGGTCAAAGTTCAGCGCACCCATATCCATAAAGACATTCGAATGGAAGGACACGCCAATCGAGTCGATCCTGACAAGTGGCGTCCGTTGATCATGAGCTTTCAGGAATTCTATGGGTTGGGTCCGAGGAAGGCCTCGCATTCGGTTCTTGCTGAGATTCAGGAGGAGGCGTATAGGCCCATGGCCAATCCTATTGATAACCAAAATGAACAAAATGATTCGAGGGGTGACGTATGA
- a CDS encoding uncharacterized protein (COG:G;~EggNog:ENOG410QE3G;~InterPro:IPR011701,IPR036259;~PFAM:PF07690;~SMCOG1005:Drug resistance transporter, EmrB/QacA;~TransMembrane:14 (i63-80o100-120i132-153o159-177i189-207o219-241i266-294o306-326i338-358o378-401i410-428o434-461i473-495o548-566i);~antiSMASH:Cluster_4.9;~go_function: GO:0022857 - transmembrane transporter activity [Evidence IEA];~go_process: GO:0055085 - transmembrane transport [Evidence IEA]): MAPQEATSTEAPTEPTGTPANEADAGKGPGTPTESAVAAETQDQQDGVRVAEAVTKSWSKKSLIINYASMWMIYWVNGLNNNFTANLSPYVTSGFESHSLLSVITVITSVAGAACPMPIAKVLNLWDRTLGMIIMIVIAIMGLIMMAACNNIATYCAAQAFYTVGLTGVIFCVDVMTSDTSSLRNRGMAYGFTSSPYIITAFAGPSLSNRFHESNWRWAYGTTCILLPIVALPLLITWEVAKRKADSEGKLQYKPRSTRTWWQSMWFYVIEFDVIGIFLMVGGLILFLTSFNIAGNTEGEWQSAKIIAMLVVGFCVLLAFGAYERWGATKPFIPYKLLANRTVIGACLLDITYQVSYYCWASYYTSFLQVVYNTSLTQAGYISAIFDLMDPIWLIGCGYLIKLTGRFKWILMWAVPLYLLASGLMIYFRNPGFSVGYMCMCQIFLAIGGGTMILIEQIAVLAASSHEEYASMLALLSVFGNVGGAVGSSVSGAIWTNILPAKLREYLPAETRDSWSEIYEDLDVQLSYPIGSATRTAIQYAYASTQRYMMIAGTALMGLAIVWVLLMKNIKVNSSNDVAKVLF; this comes from the exons ATGGCGCCTCAGGAAGCAACTTCCACCGAGGCTCCCACTGAGCCTACTGGCACTCCTGCCAATGAAGCCGACGCCGGTAAAGGCCCAGGGACTCCCACTGAGTCTGCTGTCGCGGCAGAGACCCAGGACCAGCAGGATGGTGTGCGAGTCGCCGAGGCCGTCACCAAGTCGTGGTCGAAAAAATCCTTGATCATCAACTATGCCTC GATGTGGATGATCTACTGGGTAAACGGTCTGAACAACAACTTTACTGCCAACCTGTCGCCGTATGTCACCAGCGGCTTCGAGTCTCACTCGCTGCTCTCGGTCATCACCGTAATCACCAGTGTCGCAGGCGCAGCATGTCCGATGCCAATTGCAAAAGTGCTGAATCTGTGGGATCGAACGCTGGGAATGATAATCATGATTGTGATTGCTATCATGGGCCTGATTATGATGGCAGCCTGCAACAACATTGCAACATACTGCGCCGCACAG GCCTTCTACACGGTCGGCCTGACAGGTGTGATCTTCTGCGTGGACGTCATGACCTCTGATACCTCCTCCCTGCGCAACCGAGGAATGGCCTACGGTTTTACCTCGTCGCCCTATATCATCACGGCCTTCGCAGGCCCAAGTCTGTCCAACCGATTCCACGAGTCCAACTGGCGCTGGGCGTACGGCACAACTTGCATTCTCCTCCCGATCGTCGCGCTGCCTTTGCTTATCACTTGGGAGGTGGCCAAGCGCAAGGCAGACAGCGAGGGAAAACTTCAATACAAGCCTCGCAGCACTCGCACCTGGTGGCAGAGCATGTGGTTTTATGTTATTGAATTTGATG TGATTGGAATCTTCCTCATGGTCGgcggcctcatcctcttcctgaCCTCATTCAACATTGCTGGAAATACCGAAGGCGAGTGGCAATCAGCCAAAATCATTGCCATGCTGGTAGTCGGTTTCTgcgtcctcctcgccttcggtGCCTACGAGCGATGGGGAGCCACCAAGCCGTTCATCCCCTATAAGCTCCTCGCCAACCGCACCGTCATCGGCGCCTGCTTGCTCGATATCACATACCAAGTCTCCTACTACTGCTGGGCCAGCTACTacacctccttcctccaggTCGTCTACAACACCAGCCTCACCCAAGCCGGATACATCAGCGCGATCTTCGACCTCATGGACCCCATCTGGCTGATCGGCTGCGGCTACCTGATCAAACTAACCGGCCGCTTCAAATGGATCCTCATGTGGGCAGTACCCCTgtacctcctcgccagcggGTTAATGATCTACTTCCGCAACCCCGGCTTCAGCGTCGGATACATGTGCATGTGCCagatcttcctcgccatcggcggcggcaccatGATTCTAATCGAGCAGAtcgccgtcctcgccgcATCCAGCCACGAAGAATACGCCTCCATGCTCGCCCTGCTCAGTGTATTCGGCAACGTCGGCGGTGCAGTCGGAAGCAGTGTCTCTGGAGCCATCTGGACAAATATCCTCCCTGCCAAGCTGAGGGAATACCTCCCCGCCGAGACGCGGGACTCGTGGTCGGAGATCTATGAGGACCTCGATGTACAACTGAGCTACCCTATTGGGTCGGCGACGCGGACTGCGATTCAGTATGCGTATGCGTCGACGCAGCGGTATATGATGATTGCTGggacggcgttgatgggACTGGCGATTGTttgggtgttgttgatgaagaacATCAAGGTGAACAGCAGCAATGATGTTGCAAAGGTTCTATTCTAG
- a CDS encoding putative 2-haloalkanoic acid dehalogenase (COG:E;~EggNog:ENOG410PKRR;~InterPro:IPR036412,IPR023198,IPR023214;~antiSMASH:Cluster_4.10) yields the protein MTSKHVVFDVVGTCVSFDAYFDAIDRVLGDRLRAHSITPQFFGYSWMTAAELEFTFLSISERYRPYKQILEAVFYRTLWMAGIQNPRELATDEERDQCIQGYWSLGLRPGIKECFSRLREGGFTIWCLTTGDTARVRGYFEQGGVDMPLENVISCDSKGLAKPALAAYRPVLEQFAATDVKWFAAAHMWDVSAAVKVGFRGAYCTVYEQEPCLEIFDTEMDVIAPGLVEMADMIVNAS from the coding sequence ATGACCTCCAAGCATGTCGTCTTCGACGTAGTCGGCACCTGCGTCTCATTCGATGCCTATTTCGACGCCATCGATCGCGTCCTGGGAGACCGTCTGCGCGCGCACTCCATCACGCCCCAGTTCTTCGGATACAGCTGGATGACAGCGGCCGAGCTGGAGTTTACCTTCCTGTCAATATCCGAGCGATACCGACCATACAAACAAATTCTCGAGGCAGTGTTCTACAGAACACTATGGATGGCCGGGATCCAGAACCCGCGAGAACTGGCCACAGACGAAGAACGCGACCAGTGTATCCAAGGGTACTGGAGTCTGGGGCTTCGGCCTGGAATTAAAGAATGCTTTTCCCGACTACGCGAAGGCGGATTTACGATCTGGTGCCTGACGACAGGCGACACGGCGCGAGTGCGCGGGTACTTCGAGCAAGGAGGTGTGGATATGCCGCTGGAGAATGTGATCAGCTGCGACAGCAAGGGCCTGGCGAAACCGGCCCTGGCAGCGTACAGGCCTGTACTGGAGCAGTTTGCAGCGACTGATGTGAAGTGGTTTGCTGCGGCGCATATGTGGGATGTGTCTGCTGCTGTGAAGGTGGGATTCAGGGGCGCTTACTGCACGGTCTACGAGCAGGAGCCTTGCCTGGAGATTTTTGATACGGAGATGGATGTTATTGCGCCTGGGTTGGTAGAGATGGCAGACATGATTGTCAATGCTTCctag
- a CDS encoding carbon-nitrogen hydrolase family protein (COG:E;~EggNog:ENOG410PM73;~InterPro:IPR036526,IPR044149,IPR000132,IPR003010;~PFAM:PF00795;~SMCOG1294:Nitrilase/cyanide hydratase and apolipoprotein;~antiSMASH:Cluster_4.10;~go_function: GO:0003824 - catalytic activity [Evidence IEA];~go_process: GO:0006807 - nitrogen compound metabolic process [Evidence IEA]), whose product MTTVRVALTQHEPCWFDIQGTVDKTVKLIHEAAANGARLISFPECWVPGYPVWVWKYPSRPDLFVKYFRNSLARDSPEMHRICAAARESNIVVVLAYSERADDSLYMSQSVIDATGEVLLSRRKIKPTHMERTIFGDAAGGDDTLFNVAETAVGRVSALLCWEHLQPLLKYHTLSQRPQIHVGGWPPLGPGDTPGATASILKDGARALTRVFGMESQAFGLHNSTVISTAGVEANEAQGARLMSTPGGGTSIVYGPDGKTLTEDLPETEEGMVYCDLNMDTCVVAKSFIDCIGQYSRPDILSLSVDQRPRRHVHYAIDSSGSLAPRSSKGSSGQ is encoded by the exons ATGACGACCGTTCGAGTTGCTCTCACCCAGCATGAACCATGCTGGTTCGACATCCAAGGCACTGTTGACAAGACGGTTAAGCTGATTCATGAAGCTGCTGCCAACGGTGCACGGCTGATCTCCTTTCCGGAATGTTGGGTACCTGGATATcccgtgtgggtttg GAAATACCCTAGCCGGCCTGACCTCTTTGTGAAATACTTTCGAAATTCACTGGCCAGGGACTCCCCTGAGATGCATCGAATCTGCGCGGCCGCGAGGGAAAGCAACATCGTCGTTGTCCTCGCGTACTCTGAGCGGGCTGACGACTCCCTGTATATGAGCCAAAGCGTTATCGATGCTACCGGCGAAGTCCTGCTCAGTCGGAGGAAGATCAAGCCCACTCATATGGAGCGGACCATTTTTGGTGATGCTGCCGGGGGCGATGACACTCTCTTCAATGTTGCCGAGACCGCAGTGGGCCGCGTGTCCGCGCTTCTTTGCTGG GAACATTTACAGCCATTGTTGAAATACCACACTTTATCTCAACGCCCCCAGATCCACGTTGGAGGATGGCCCCCTCTTGGCCCTGGAGACACGCCCGGTGCGACGGCTTCGATCCTCAAAGATG GAGCAAGGGCTTTGACACGTGTGTTTGGCATGGAATCACAGGCTTTCGGTCTTCACAACAGCACCGTTATCTCCACCGCGGGCGTGGAAGCTAATGAAGCGCAAGGCGCCAGACTGATGTCAACGCCCGGAGGCGGCACATCGATTGTGTACGGGCCAGATGGGAAGACCCTGACCGAGGATTTGCCCGAGACAGAAGAAGGGATGGTCTACTGTGATCTGAATATGGATACGTGTGTCGTGGCAAAATCATTCATTGATTGCATTGGACAGTATTCCAGGCCAGACATTCTGTCTTTATCTGTGGACCAGAGACCACGCCGGCACGTCCACTACGCCATTGACAGCAGTGGGTCTCTGGCACCGAGATCGAGTAAGGGCTCGTCTGGGCAATGA
- a CDS encoding bZIP transcription factor (COG:S;~EggNog:ENOG410Q2D6;~antiSMASH:Cluster_4.10) — protein MPESKYGTSGSRKRGRPRRVIDDEQVPERRRKQVRVAQQAFRARKETTINNLQTRVHVLEAGIEELSQSFLLFSDILLQDGVIRNHPHLAPSLHKITKQYVSLAAHGCDDADLPALDEISTDTDDNGGAMTNINLGFDPGAASIYPPSFNEDSIESLLSLTQWPETQLPATPPYQEQSMLPFGLILPNRSPTIDAPVPTVPSPLATILPSGLARKGHWTLSHRIVRECCACVYRLLVNTPNDVTEIQRLFGHQLTSAECNRLISAFYRLMQDEVGDLVELRTQVLDPLRSTVGAWSPDQIQKYYRARQLMSEFGPDEWLDASGVQKLLQQKGISILESHSPHSSLRVDAPLSIDMTAFIRCLSLCGVCANSGPVFRKRDVENALRLASSSGVWPFETQYYVP, from the exons ATGCCAGAATCCAAATATGGGACGTCCGGGAGCCGCAAACGAGGACGTCCACGGAGAGTCATAGATGACGAGCAAGTCCCAGAG CGACGTCGGAAGCAGGTTCGCGTCGCACAGCAAGCCTTTCGCGCACGGAAAGAGACTACAATCAATAATCTGCAAACCCGTGTACATGTGTTGGAGGCGGGCATCGAGGAGCTCAGCCAGTCATTCCTCCTGTTCAGTGATATCttgctgcaggatggagTAATCAGAAACCATCCGCATCTCGCGCCGTCGCTTCATAAGATCACTAAACAGTATGTGTCGCTTGCGGCACATGGATGTGACGATGCCGATCTACCTGCCTTGGACGAGATTTCTACAGATACCGACGACAACGGAGGTGCTATGACAAATATTAACTTAGGATTTGATCCCGGTGCTGCGAGCATATATCCTCCATCGTTTAACGAGGACTCGATTGAGTCTCTATTGTCACTGACTCAATGGCCCGAGACACAACTGCCTGCTACACCACCTTATCAAGAACAATCGATGCTTCCCTTTGGACTCATTCTGCCAAATAGGTCCCCTACAATCGATGCTCCAGTCCCGACGGTACCGAGTCCTCTGGCAACAATACTGCCTAGCGGTCTTGCAAGGAAAGGGCACTGGACCCTTTCACATCGGATTGTGCGAGAATGCTGCGCATGCGTATATCGTCTGCTGGTGAACACGCCGAATGACGTTACAGAGATCCAGAGGCTGTTTGGGCATCAGCTTACAAGTGCTGAGTGCAATCGCCTAATCTCTGCGTTCTACCGCCTCATGCAGGATGAGGTCGGAGACTTGGTCGAGCTCAGAACTCAAGTTCTCGATCCGCTGCGGTCGACCGTAGGTGCCTGGTCTCCGGACCAAATTCAAAAGTACTACAGGGCACGGCAACTCATGAGTGAGTTTGGCCCTGATGAGTGGCTGGATGCGAGTGGAGTGCAGAAGCTTTTACAACAAAAGGGGATTAGCATCTTAGAGAGTCACTCTCCGCATTCTAGTCTGCGCGTTGATGCTCCTTTAAGCATTGATATGACGGCGTTCATAAGGT GCCTCTCTCTGTGTGGTGTATGTGCCAATTCTGGGCCGGTGTTTCGAAAGCGAGATGTCGAGAACGCCTTACGACTTGCCAGTTCCAGTGGGGTCTGGCCATTTGAAACTCAATACTATGTACCCTGA